In Haliotis asinina isolate JCU_RB_2024 chromosome 15, JCU_Hal_asi_v2, whole genome shotgun sequence, one DNA window encodes the following:
- the LOC137265068 gene encoding uncharacterized protein — translation MALINSGSSRSEKKRRLEDLDVSSGNTSFNNDSWARFLVIEAVDFSPIKLNPFAISKAISGICGEVSNVTRLRSGSLLVECARRQQSLNLLSIKTFANVEVAVTVHRSLNSCRGIVRDRARCLSDMSEDEITTELKDQAVTAVKRFTIKKDGVIINTNTYLMTFARSSLPDSIKAGYFNIGVEVYVPTPLRCYKCQMFGHFSNSCRNSPVCHRCGDNHDGTDCQKDLKCCNCNDTHAASSKSCPVWQTESHIMKLKCQNNISYLEAKKLFQTQTTPPLTKTYSVAVSRSVVTSSVLCQTDLTWVKSEKPVLSPKQATAQVILSTSGSQTDVQPESSQTPTLQRASSQPATVQSKRKKGKKLNRNLSLTDSSPSEVPLQNSFGPLDMDVTLSQKDKRRNSSSSHSRERSPIEAP, via the coding sequence ATGGCACTAATAAACTCTGGTTCATCTCGCAGCGAAAAGAAAAGACGTCTTGAGGatttggatgtttcatctggaaaTACTTCTTTTAACAATGATTCATGGGCACGATTTCTGGTGATCGAGGCTGTTGATTTTTCACCAATCAAACTAAACCCATTTGCCATTTCCAAAGCTATATCTGGGATTTGTGGTGAGGTGAGCAACGTCACCCGTCTCCGTAGTGGTTCGCTTCTTGTggagtgtgcacggagacagcagtCTCTCAATTTGCTGtcaatcaaaacatttgcaaatgttgagGTTGCTGTGACTGTCCACAGGTCTCTGAACTCTTGTCGAGGCATTGTTCGTGACAGGGCTCGttgcctgtctgacatgtctgaGGATGAAATCACTACCGAGTTGAAAGACCAGGCGGTAACtgctgtcaaacgtttcacaataaagaaagatggtgttatcattaacacaaatacatacttaATGACTTTTGCTCGTTCGTCCCTTCCTGATTCCATCAAAGCAGGCTATTTTAACATtggagtggaggtgtatgtccccactccactccgatgttataaatgtcaaatgtttggACATTTTTCAAACTCATGTCGGAACTCTCCTGTCTGTCATCGGTGTGGTGACAACCATGATGGCACTGACTGCCAGAAGGACCTCAAATGCTGCAATTGTAATGACACTCATGCTGCGTCTTCCAAGTCTTGCCCAGTGTGGCAAACAGAATCACATATCATGAAACTCAagtgtcaaaataatatttcttacctggaggcaaagaaactgtttcaaacTCAGACAACACCTCCATTGACTAAAACTTATTCCGTTGCAGTCTCCCGATCTGTGGTAACATCGTCTGTATTgtgtcagactgacttgacaTGGGTCAAGTCAGAAAAACCCGTCCTTTCACCCAAACAAGCTACTGCCCAAGTTATCCTGTCGACGTCTGGGTCTCAGACTGATGTTcagcctgagtcatcacaaacGCCTACCTTGCAACGTGCCAGTTCACAACCAGCCACAGTTCAATCAAAACGAAAGAAAGGGaaaaaattaaatagaaatCTCTCACTTACTGACTCTTCACCTTCAGAGGTTCCTCTCCAAAATTCATTTGGACCTCTAGACATGGACGTAACTCTGTCCCAAAAGGACAAGCGGAGGAATAGTTCTTCTTCACATTCACGTGAAAGATCGCCCATTGAGGCACCATGA